Proteins from one bacterium genomic window:
- a CDS encoding molybdopterin-dependent oxidoreductase — protein sequence MKINRRTFLKTSGCMLASILSGGKAFPLGAAPAARVLFGREVASRCPLCSLGCGLIYRSRGQGRWHVEGDPDCPIAEGSLCARGSVLTTSINDSPAGVTPLYRPPGSNRWKEIGWEEAVKLTARRIKDLRDRELGYVNGDGGKPVNRFDGLGVLAGGSLTNEEAYTVSKLFRALGVTNMDTTVRSSHAMALLGLMDSLGFPGATHPAPQVVHSDVVVLVGCNPGLTAPPLARALNRVRQRRGTVIVIDPRRSETVKGEDLWLQLRPGTDNAVLGAMLSWILTNADISKGDLIEYTDASYISLSEVMGRYERYTTGKYQNWNIVDESLQEPYSIFQRMKENFERYDIRKVSNIAGVDVGLLRRACSLLARTTSADFSATFVFGSGALSSPSGPGKVRMALAIQALLGNLDKKGGGIVLPVGAGNAQGVCDMGLLAPYLPGYLPLPRQGDNPDGEGSGEALEALLRSWYPGQTSQRAKSYLPVLEPDEHPTISTILEGMEDERVRALITIGADPAGSVTDSSSILPALDNLDLLVVMDSTLNRTSLFWSLEPGRETSIKTEVLFIPIQAPVQKNGSMTDGGRRVRRVTPPEGSEDTSPGLLRFVVQLGNSIQTNYSHEGGVLPGPVKDLDWPLERLPEEVAAEINGSRSALSGDILLPPGKDWQSSDRCPNHLYRGWVEAGRWKASDRDRSDPYALGLYERWGWFWPWGIADPFSWIIRRKSARGVYLRWHGQETRPFASIDVLPIRPHLPVKFWKQVQQGSPFPEHYEPFHSPLSDFLTGGRSNPNMVPRHEGKDQWGYLSRRPGDILTTYPVIITLHRTANIMGTGGVTAGWDALRELGTGRIVEIGVELADGMELITGDLVRIISPHNEKGVEARVHVTRRVGVFTDNGKQYHVASVTLFGENGPGINTLTPPAFDRISGGMEMKVFMGRIEKDDG from the coding sequence ATGAAAATCAACCGTCGAACCTTCCTCAAAACGAGCGGCTGTATGCTCGCTTCCATCCTTTCGGGCGGCAAGGCCTTTCCCCTGGGGGCAGCCCCGGCTGCCAGGGTCCTGTTCGGCCGAGAGGTTGCAAGCAGATGTCCACTGTGCTCCCTGGGGTGCGGACTCATCTATCGATCCCGGGGCCAGGGCCGCTGGCACGTGGAAGGAGATCCGGACTGTCCCATCGCGGAAGGGTCGCTGTGTGCCCGGGGCAGTGTTCTTACCACCTCCATCAATGACAGCCCGGCCGGGGTCACTCCGCTTTACAGGCCGCCCGGTTCAAACCGGTGGAAGGAGATCGGCTGGGAAGAGGCGGTTAAGCTGACCGCCAGACGTATCAAGGACCTGAGAGATCGGGAACTCGGGTACGTCAACGGTGACGGGGGAAAGCCGGTCAACCGTTTCGACGGGCTCGGGGTTCTGGCGGGCGGCAGCCTGACAAACGAGGAAGCGTACACCGTATCCAAGCTGTTCCGCGCCCTCGGCGTGACAAACATGGACACGACGGTCCGGTCGAGCCACGCCATGGCGCTTCTCGGACTCATGGATTCCCTCGGGTTCCCCGGAGCGACCCATCCGGCCCCCCAGGTTGTCCACAGTGACGTGGTGGTCCTCGTGGGCTGCAACCCCGGCCTGACGGCTCCTCCCCTGGCCAGGGCCCTGAACCGGGTTCGACAGCGGAGGGGGACGGTCATCGTCATTGATCCCCGACGTTCCGAAACCGTTAAAGGGGAGGATCTCTGGCTCCAGCTGCGCCCTGGAACCGACAACGCCGTACTCGGCGCCATGCTCAGCTGGATCCTCACCAACGCCGACATAAGCAAGGGCGATCTCATCGAGTACACCGACGCGTCGTATATCTCTCTCAGCGAGGTGATGGGTCGATACGAGAGATACACGACGGGCAAATACCAGAACTGGAACATCGTTGACGAGTCCCTTCAGGAGCCCTACTCCATATTCCAGCGGATGAAGGAGAACTTTGAAAGGTACGATATCCGGAAGGTGTCCAATATCGCCGGGGTGGACGTAGGGCTTTTACGCCGTGCCTGCTCGCTCCTCGCACGCACCACCAGCGCCGATTTTTCGGCTACCTTTGTGTTCGGGTCCGGTGCGCTTTCAAGCCCTTCGGGACCTGGCAAGGTCCGGATGGCCCTGGCCATCCAGGCTCTTCTCGGAAACCTGGACAAAAAAGGGGGCGGAATCGTTCTGCCGGTGGGGGCAGGGAATGCCCAGGGGGTCTGCGACATGGGACTGCTTGCGCCTTACCTGCCGGGTTATCTGCCGTTGCCGCGGCAAGGTGACAACCCCGACGGAGAAGGGTCCGGGGAAGCGTTGGAGGCGCTGCTGCGTTCATGGTATCCGGGCCAGACATCCCAAAGAGCGAAAAGCTACCTGCCCGTACTGGAACCTGACGAGCATCCAACCATCAGCACCATCCTCGAGGGGATGGAAGATGAGAGGGTGAGGGCTCTCATCACCATCGGCGCTGATCCCGCGGGAAGCGTTACCGACAGCTCCTCCATTTTACCGGCCCTCGACAATCTCGATCTCCTGGTCGTGATGGATTCCACTCTCAACCGGACCAGCCTGTTCTGGAGCCTTGAACCAGGCAGGGAAACCTCCATCAAGACCGAAGTTCTTTTTATCCCTATCCAGGCACCCGTGCAAAAGAACGGGTCCATGACCGACGGGGGCCGCAGGGTCCGGAGGGTTACGCCGCCCGAGGGCAGTGAAGATACCTCCCCGGGCCTGCTCCGGTTCGTTGTGCAGCTCGGCAACTCCATCCAAACCAATTACAGCCATGAAGGGGGAGTCCTTCCCGGTCCCGTGAAAGATCTGGATTGGCCCCTGGAGCGGCTTCCGGAGGAGGTGGCAGCGGAGATCAACGGTTCAAGGTCGGCCTTGTCAGGAGATATCCTCCTTCCTCCCGGTAAAGATTGGCAGAGTTCAGACCGCTGCCCGAATCACCTTTACAGGGGATGGGTGGAGGCCGGCCGCTGGAAGGCCTCTGACAGGGATCGCTCTGATCCGTACGCTCTGGGCCTGTATGAAAGGTGGGGATGGTTCTGGCCCTGGGGTATTGCGGACCCGTTCTCATGGATAATCCGTCGAAAAAGTGCGAGGGGTGTCTACCTGAGGTGGCACGGACAGGAGACAAGACCCTTTGCCTCCATTGATGTGCTGCCTATCCGTCCCCATTTGCCGGTGAAGTTCTGGAAACAGGTTCAGCAGGGCAGCCCGTTCCCGGAGCACTATGAGCCTTTCCACAGCCCTCTGTCCGACTTCCTGACAGGGGGGCGCTCCAATCCAAACATGGTACCCAGGCATGAGGGAAAAGATCAGTGGGGGTACCTTTCGAGGCGGCCTGGGGACATCCTGACCACCTATCCCGTCATTATCACCTTGCACAGGACAGCGAATATCATGGGCACAGGCGGCGTCACCGCCGGTTGGGATGCCCTGAGGGAACTGGGGACAGGCAGGATCGTGGAGATCGGTGTGGAGCTGGCCGATGGAATGGAGTTGATAACCGGGGACCTTGTCAGGATCATTTCCCCCCATAATGAAAAGGGTGTCGAGGCCCGTGTCCACGTCACGCGGAGAGTCGGCGTGTTCACGGACAACGGCAAACAGTATCATGTGGCGTCCGTCACCCTTTTCGGTGAGAACGGTCCCGGTATCAACACACTGACCCCGCCGGCCTTTGACCGCATCAGCGGGGGCATGGAGATGAAGGTGTTTATGGGGAGGATCGAAAAAGATGACGGCTGA
- a CDS encoding formate dehydrogenase accessory protein FdhE: MSESTIRNRSFKDALFSGSMDAEGMEDVLQLYRDLFPVVSVGAGEGADTRELGEEEIQMRLDEGFTLLEPVDILPDTGELAKRAEEVVKILVGHSEDAETVTLTMSSLLEDPDAFHGLAAVWLKEGDAVLREKLGDLEGVNPEAVMFVLFNSLKGSFLEAAARFSHFDTGKWEQGRCPVCGGEPAAAYTMGEGGKRHLICHRCETHWRFRRLTCPYCGHESPEESGYLFSEDPEYRFLTGAVCGECRSYIKSWRVEGDDPGDLHPEVEDLKTPGFDRAVEGESYRRGAPNIFGVRVGTAEDKGRPERV; the protein is encoded by the coding sequence ATGTCTGAAAGCACTATCAGGAACAGGTCATTTAAAGATGCCCTCTTTTCTGGGTCCATGGACGCGGAGGGTATGGAAGACGTTCTTCAGCTTTACCGGGATCTTTTCCCCGTGGTCAGTGTCGGTGCAGGCGAGGGTGCCGATACCAGGGAACTGGGGGAAGAAGAGATCCAGATGCGGCTCGACGAAGGGTTCACACTTTTAGAGCCGGTCGATATCCTGCCCGATACCGGGGAATTGGCAAAAAGAGCCGAAGAGGTGGTGAAGATCCTTGTCGGTCATTCCGAAGACGCCGAGACTGTTACTTTGACCATGTCTTCCCTCCTTGAAGATCCGGATGCCTTCCATGGGCTTGCCGCTGTCTGGCTCAAGGAGGGAGATGCCGTCCTGAGGGAAAAGCTGGGGGACCTGGAAGGGGTAAACCCCGAGGCAGTGATGTTTGTCCTGTTTAACTCTCTCAAAGGGTCCTTCCTCGAGGCTGCCGCCAGGTTCTCCCATTTCGATACCGGTAAATGGGAGCAGGGACGATGCCCTGTCTGCGGTGGAGAACCGGCGGCCGCCTATACCATGGGAGAGGGCGGGAAAAGGCATCTCATCTGTCACCGCTGCGAGACTCACTGGCGGTTCAGGCGCCTTACCTGCCCTTACTGCGGCCACGAGAGCCCGGAGGAGTCCGGCTATCTGTTTTCAGAAGACCCGGAATACAGGTTCCTGACCGGCGCCGTCTGCGGTGAATGCCGCTCCTACATAAAGAGCTGGCGCGTGGAGGGGGACGATCCCGGTGATCTGCACCCTGAGGTGGAGGATCTGAAGACCCCCGGATTCGACAGGGCCGTGGAAGGGGAAAGCTACCGCAGGGGAGCGCCCAATATCTTCGGCGTCCGGGTCGGGACCGCGGAGGATAAAGGTCGCCCTGAAAGAGTGTGA
- the fdnG gene encoding formate dehydrogenase-N subunit alpha: protein MNVTRRDFLKISGATMSGAALGGLGLRGTAMAGTRTGNVAIKYAKESTTVCPYCAVGCGMIVSAHAGKVVNIEGDPDHPINEGALCSKAQAVRQVSENPWRITKPLYRAPRSGEWKEVSWDWAFNEIAKRVKKSRDAGFTKVNDKGQVVNRNDGMASVGSAALDNEECYVLQKWLRALGLVYIEHQARIUHSATVAALAESFGRGAMTNHWIDLRNSDVIMVAGSNAAENHPISFRWVMKAKEQGAKLLSLDPRFTRTSSKADIYAPIRSGSDIAWLGGMIKYILDNELYHKKYVELYTNAPFLVNKDFKMPGDLDGVFSGYDPKKRSYDKKAWAFQTDADGVVKKDPEMKDPMCVLQLLKKHYSRYTLDKVSAISGTPKEKLLEVYKTYASTGKPNRTGTIMYAMGWTQHTVGVQNIRAMAMIQLLLGNIGMAGGGVNALRGESNVQGSTDHCLLFHILPGYLGTPNAAQATFAQYNEAKTPKTKEPYSANWWSNYPKYSASLLRAHFGLSADLGKQYTWLPKLDVGQNASWLMLFDEMLKGKFTGFFAWGMNPACSGANSNKTRAALGKLDWMVNVNLFDNETGSFWRGPGMDPGQIKTEVFFLPCAMSFEKEGSITNSGRWAQWRYAAVKPPAPTDADLVNELQWRVRKLYEEQGGVFPDPILNLAWDYGPKGPDGKTTHMDAHLIAKEINGYYLEDIKDDKGNVIAKKGELVVSFAKLMANGKTSSGNWLYSQSYNESGNNMARRGKSDPTGTGLYNGWSWCWPVNRRIIYNRASVDEYGRPFAPHKPVVYWNGAKWVGDVPDGGWPPLRKPNGTWNEATKLAYIMKPHGVSHLYGPGLAEGPFPEHYEPLECPIERNLMNPQRINPVAKLFTGKMDQFLNCDDRYPIVATTYRVSEHWQTGVLTRWLPWQAELMPASFLEMSQELAKEKGIKNGDKVVVSSARGKVDAVAVVTIRFKPFQVAGATVHQVGLPWHFGWATTAEYDVMANGKPYSNPTYGDAANLLTPNIGDANTMIPETKAFMVSVEKK from the coding sequence ATGAACGTAACCAGGAGAGATTTTCTTAAGATCTCCGGTGCGACCATGTCTGGCGCCGCGCTCGGTGGCCTCGGCCTCCGGGGTACAGCGATGGCGGGAACCCGTACGGGTAACGTCGCCATCAAGTACGCCAAGGAGTCGACCACCGTCTGCCCTTACTGTGCCGTGGGCTGCGGCATGATCGTCAGTGCCCACGCCGGTAAGGTAGTGAATATTGAGGGAGATCCCGATCATCCGATCAACGAGGGAGCCCTCTGTTCCAAGGCGCAGGCAGTCAGACAGGTATCGGAGAACCCCTGGCGCATTACCAAGCCTCTGTACCGCGCGCCGCGCAGCGGTGAGTGGAAAGAGGTCTCTTGGGACTGGGCCTTCAACGAGATCGCAAAACGTGTGAAGAAAAGCCGTGACGCCGGTTTCACCAAGGTCAACGACAAGGGCCAGGTGGTGAACCGGAACGACGGGATGGCTTCCGTCGGTTCCGCGGCCCTCGACAACGAGGAATGCTATGTTCTCCAGAAGTGGCTTCGCGCCCTCGGCCTGGTGTATATCGAGCACCAGGCGCGCATATGACACAGCGCAACCGTAGCGGCTCTGGCAGAGTCGTTTGGAAGGGGCGCGATGACGAACCACTGGATCGACCTCCGGAACTCGGATGTCATCATGGTAGCTGGTTCGAACGCCGCCGAGAACCACCCCATCAGCTTCAGATGGGTCATGAAGGCCAAGGAGCAGGGCGCCAAGCTGCTTAGTTTGGACCCGCGGTTCACCAGAACCTCCTCGAAGGCCGACATCTACGCTCCGATCAGGTCCGGTTCCGACATCGCCTGGCTGGGCGGCATGATCAAGTACATCCTCGACAACGAGCTGTACCACAAGAAATATGTCGAGCTGTACACCAACGCTCCGTTCCTCGTGAACAAGGATTTCAAGATGCCGGGCGACCTGGACGGCGTGTTCTCGGGGTACGATCCCAAGAAACGGTCCTATGACAAGAAGGCCTGGGCCTTCCAGACCGACGCCGACGGTGTCGTGAAGAAGGATCCGGAGATGAAGGACCCGATGTGTGTCCTCCAGCTCCTCAAGAAGCACTACTCCAGGTACACCCTTGACAAGGTCTCGGCCATCAGCGGGACCCCCAAGGAAAAACTCCTCGAGGTGTACAAGACTTATGCCTCCACGGGCAAGCCCAACCGGACAGGCACCATCATGTACGCCATGGGCTGGACCCAGCACACCGTTGGAGTCCAGAACATCCGGGCGATGGCCATGATCCAGCTGCTTCTCGGAAACATCGGGATGGCCGGCGGCGGCGTCAACGCCCTGCGTGGTGAGTCCAACGTCCAGGGGTCCACGGACCACTGCCTGCTGTTCCACATCCTGCCCGGGTACCTGGGCACCCCCAACGCGGCCCAGGCGACTTTCGCACAGTATAACGAGGCGAAAACGCCCAAAACGAAAGAGCCCTATTCGGCCAACTGGTGGAGTAACTACCCGAAGTACAGCGCCAGCCTCCTCAGGGCCCACTTCGGCCTGAGCGCGGATCTCGGAAAGCAGTACACCTGGCTGCCCAAGCTCGACGTAGGCCAGAACGCCTCATGGCTGATGCTCTTCGACGAGATGCTCAAGGGCAAATTCACGGGCTTCTTCGCCTGGGGGATGAACCCCGCCTGTTCGGGCGCCAACTCGAACAAGACGCGTGCGGCTCTCGGCAAACTGGACTGGATGGTCAACGTCAACCTGTTCGACAACGAGACCGGCTCGTTCTGGCGCGGTCCCGGCATGGACCCCGGTCAGATCAAGACCGAGGTGTTCTTCCTGCCGTGCGCCATGTCCTTCGAGAAGGAAGGGTCCATCACCAACTCCGGCCGCTGGGCCCAGTGGCGCTACGCCGCTGTCAAGCCGCCGGCACCCACCGACGCGGACCTCGTCAACGAGCTCCAGTGGCGTGTGAGGAAGCTGTATGAGGAGCAGGGCGGAGTGTTCCCCGATCCGATCCTCAACCTCGCCTGGGATTACGGCCCCAAGGGCCCCGACGGCAAGACCACCCACATGGACGCACACCTCATCGCCAAGGAGATCAACGGCTACTACCTTGAGGACATCAAGGACGACAAGGGCAACGTCATCGCCAAAAAGGGTGAACTGGTGGTTTCCTTTGCCAAGCTAATGGCCAATGGGAAGACCTCCTCGGGCAACTGGCTGTACAGCCAGTCCTACAACGAGAGCGGCAACAACATGGCCCGGCGAGGCAAGTCCGACCCCACCGGAACCGGCCTGTACAACGGCTGGTCCTGGTGCTGGCCCGTCAACCGCCGGATCATCTACAACCGCGCCTCCGTGGACGAGTACGGGAGGCCCTTTGCTCCCCACAAGCCGGTTGTCTACTGGAACGGCGCCAAGTGGGTCGGCGACGTCCCGGACGGAGGATGGCCGCCCCTGCGCAAGCCCAACGGCACCTGGAACGAAGCGACGAAACTTGCCTACATCATGAAGCCCCACGGCGTTTCGCACCTCTACGGTCCCGGTCTCGCGGAAGGCCCCTTCCCGGAGCACTACGAGCCTCTGGAGTGTCCCATCGAGCGCAACCTCATGAACCCCCAGAGGATCAACCCGGTAGCGAAGCTCTTCACCGGGAAGATGGACCAGTTCCTCAACTGTGACGACAGGTATCCTATTGTCGCGACGACCTACCGGGTCAGCGAGCACTGGCAGACCGGTGTCCTGACAAGGTGGTTGCCGTGGCAGGCCGAGTTGATGCCGGCGAGCTTCCTTGAGATGAGCCAGGAACTCGCCAAGGAGAAGGGCATCAAGAACGGAGACAA